The proteins below are encoded in one region of Misgurnus anguillicaudatus chromosome 24, ASM2758022v2, whole genome shotgun sequence:
- the LOC129437099 gene encoding extracellular calcium-sensing receptor-like encodes MGMAKKTASLLLLLLFGACIPTTAEVCKMLSQPFPPLLSAEREINIGGIFSIHRNVVAKIHPFTSKPEPVTCFSFNFREFKLAQTLIFTIEEINNSTQLLPGVKLGYKIYDSCGSINQAILSCVALLNGFKETLQDESCSRPPFVQAIVGESSSSPTIAIASLLSPFSFPVISHFASCACLSDRKRFSSFFRTIASDNYQSIAMAQLVKHFGWTWVGTVNSRNDYGTYGMGVFLKTAHELGICVEYSETVLRTDTQEQLLKTLEVVKKGTAKVVVLFISIGDFLPYKKLIVQQNITGIQWIGTESWINSQTIQDTKENSFLTGVMGFALQNLKLDGLQEFLLTVHPNQEPKNELLKDFWEATFQCSFRNTGGSTRSCTGSERLTDVHNEYTDASEMRMANKVYTATYAIAHALHSLINDLKSSTNSSKVEVPTPRKVLEYMRDVSFTAKTGEKIFFSNGDPVAKYDLLNWQPTEDGGMQYKVVGSYDHSLPPEQRLKVNQELMVWAENSKQLPVSVCSASCPPGTRKAVQKGKPICCYDCIQCPPGEISNSTDSSDCFPCDLEYWSNESNDKCVLKVIEFLSYTEIMGIVLSLCSLIGALVTSIVSLVFYLHKQTPIVRANNSELSFLLLFSLTLCFLCSLTFIGRPTEWSCMLRHTAFGITFVLCISCVLGKTIVVLMAFKATLPGNNVMKWFGPPQQRLSVVILTLIQVLICVLWLTISPPFPYKNMRYYNDKIILECNLGSAVGFWAVLAYIGLLSAVCFILAFLARKLPDNFNEAKFITFSMFIFCAVWVEFFLAYVSTPGKFTLALEIFAILASSFALLFCIFAPKCYIILLKPEENTKKHMIAK; translated from the exons ATGGGCATGGCAAAGAAGACAGCGTCACTCCTGCTACTGCTGctatttggtgcttgcattccAACCACAGCAGAAGTCTGCAAAATGCTTAGCCAGCCATTCCCCCCACTACTTTCTGCAGAAAGAGAAATCAACATTGGGGGGATTTTCTCAATTCATAGAAATGTTGTGGCAAAGATACATCCTTTCACTTCCAAACCAGAACCAGTTACATGTTTCAG CTTTAACTTTCGTGAGTTTAAATTAGCTCAGACACTGATTTTTACCATAGAAGAGATAAACAACAGCACACAGCTGTTGCCTGGTGTCAAATTGGGCTATAAAATATATGATTCATGTGGGTCAATAAATCAGGCTATCCTGTCATGTGTGGCTTTGTTAAATGGCTTTAAAGAGACTTTGCAAGATGAGTCCTGTTCTAGACCACCATTTGTTCAAGCCATTGTTGGAGAGTCAAGCTCCTCTCCCACCATTGCCATCGCCTCTTTACTAAGCCCTTTCAGTTTCCCTGTG aTCAGTCATTTTGCCTCATGTGCCTGCTTGAGTGACAGAAAAAGGTTTTCATCCTTCTTCAGAACGATAGCCAGTGATAATTATCAAAGCATTGCAATGGCTCAGCTTGTCAAGCACTTTGGCTGGACTTGGGTTGGAACGGTCAACAGTCGCAATGATTATGGTACCTATGGAATGGGagtatttttaaagacagcacACGAATTGGGGATTTGTGTTGAATACTCAGAGACCGTATTAAGAACCGATACACAAGAGCAGCTACTAAAAACACTGGAAGTGGTTAAAAAAGGAACAGCCAAGGTGGTGGTGCTTTTTATATCAATCGGAGATTTTCTCCCGTACAAAAAATTGATTGTGCAACAGAACATAACTGGGATCCAGTGGATCGGTACTGAATCCTGGATTAATTCTCAAACTATTCAGGATACAAAGGAAAACAGTTTTCTCACAGGAGTTATGGGCTTTGCCCTACAGAACTTGAAGCTTGACGGCCTGCAAGAGTTTCTTTTGACTGTGCACCCTAATCAAGAACCAAAAAATGAACTTTTGAAAGATTTTTGGGAAGCAACCTTTCAGTGCTCTTTCAGAAACACAGGAGGTAGCACAAGGAGCTGTACTGGCTCAGAACGCTTAACAGATGTGCACAATGAATATACTGATGCATCAGAGATGCGGATGGCAAATAAAGTGTACACTGCAACTTATGCTATCGCACATGCACTGCATAGTTTGATAAATGATCTTAAATCCTCTACCAACAGCAGCAAAGTAGAGGTGCCCACACCAAGAAAG GTGCTGGAGTATATGAGAGATGTCAGTTTCACTGCCAAAACAGgtgagaaaatatttttttcgaATGGTGATCCTGTGGCGAAATATGATCTCCTCAACTGGCAGCCAACTGAAGATGGAGGTATGCAGTATAAAGTGGTTGGTTCGTATGACCACTCACTGCCTCCAGAGCAACGTCTTAAAGTTAATCAGGAACTTATGGTATGGGCTGAGAACAGCAAGCAG CTGCCAGTGTCAGTGTGCAGTGCGAGTTGTCCTCCAGGTACTAGGAAGGCTGTACAGAAAGGAAAACCTATCTGCTGTTATGACTGCATACAATGTCCACCAGGAGAGATCAGTAACAGCACAG ATTCTAGCGACTGCTTTCCTTGTGATTTGGAGTATTGGTCGAATGAAAGTAACgacaaatgtgttttaaaagttatTGAATTCCTTTCCTATACAGAAATCATGGGGATTGTGCTTTCTCTTTGTTCTCTCATTGGAGCATTAGTTACATCAATTGTATCTTTGGTGTTTTATCTTCATAAACAAACACCTATTGTAAGAGCCAACAATTCAGAGCTGAGCTtcctgttgctcttctcattgACTCTGTGTTTTCTCTGTTCACTTACTTTCATTGGTCGCCCCACTGAGTGGTCCTGTATGTTGCGTCACACAGCTTTTGGGATCACTTTTGTCCTCTGTATCTCCTGTGTTTTGGGGAAAACAATAGTAGTGTTAATGGCATTCAAGGCCACACTTCCAGGAAATAATGTTATGAAATGGTTTGGGCCTCCTCAACAAAGACTAAGTGTTGTTATCCTTACATTAATACAGGTCCTAATTTGTGTGCTTTGGTTAACAATATCACCTCCTTTCCCATATAAGAACATGCGTTATTACAACGATAAGATCATTCTAGAATGTAATTTAGGTTCAGCTGTTGGTTTCTGGGCTGTTCTTGCTTATATAGGCTTGCTTTCAGCcgtgtgttttattttagcttttctGGCTCGTAAGCTCCCTGATAACTTCAATGAAGCTAAATTCATCACATTTAGTATGTTCATATTCTGTGCTGTATGGGTTGAATTTTTTCTAGCTTACGTCAGTACACCTGGAAAATTTACTCTAGCCTTGGAGATATTTGCTATTTTAGCTTCAAGTTTTGCTTTACTATTTTGCATATTTGCCCCAAAATGCTACATCATTTTGTTAAAACCAGaggaaaatacaaaaaaacatatgattgcAAAATAG